In Catharus ustulatus isolate bCatUst1 chromosome 28, bCatUst1.pri.v2, whole genome shotgun sequence, one DNA window encodes the following:
- the LOC117008005 gene encoding platelet endothelial aggregation receptor 1-like — translation MPPPVGPPGFPLSGPCPLGHYCPQGTPFPVPCPAGTLNNATGGGSQDSCVPCHPGAFCASPGLSSPTGPCSEGFYCPANSSSTSPTALPCPQGHFCGSGSALPRPCPAGQYQPASGSASCIPCQRGFYCQDLVAGDPRLCPPHSYCPTGTRVPLPCPEGTFTPENMSGLWNEKECLPCLPGHYCRHGKLEGKCAAGYFCLAGSSQAAPRGLPFSWRFLAGCRWGQLCAGLCPAGHYCLEGSEVPTACPANTLRALPGAARREDCLPCPPGRWCKAGDSEAHLCPLGHFCLGSNGSEHSRVLAPQQCPPHTFRGHPGAQSLAECQPCPPGFLCPLPGLTSFEDYPCPPGYWCLAEGTLSCVQLALPGSSLVQNPWRSVIPALLDITARIQRRQGSPTPGEFPANLAMSAQQGQ, via the exons ATGCCACCCCCCGTGGGACCCCCCGGCTTCCCCCTCAGCGGGCCCTGCCCTCTGGGCCACTACTGTCCCCAGGGAACTCCTTTCCCAGTTCCTTGCCCAGCTGGGACCCTCAACAATGCCACTG GAGGTGGCTCCCAGGACAGCTGTGTGCCCTGCCACCCTGGGGCgttctgtgccagcccagggctcagctctcccaCAGGACCCTGCTCCGAGGGCTTTTACTGCCCTGCCAACTCCAGCTCCACCAGCCCCACGGCACTGCCGTGCCCCCAG GGTCATTTCtgtggctcaggctctgccctccccaggccgtGCCCTGCCGGGCAGTACCAGCCAGCCTcgggctctgcctcctgcatcCCGTGCCAGAGAGGATTCTACTGCCAGGATCTGGTGGCAGGGgaccccaggctgtgcccaccccaTTCCTACTGTCCCACAG GGACTCGAGTTCCTCTCCCCTGTCCTGAAGGCACCTTCACTCCTGAGAACATGAGTGGCCTCTGGAATGAGAAGGAATGCCTGCCTTGCCTCCCTGGCCACTACTGCAG GCACGGGAAGCTGGAAGGGAAATGTGCAGCTGGATATttctgcctggctgggagctctcAGGCTGCTCCCCGAGGCCTCCCCTTCTCCTGGCGCTTCCTGGCCGGGTGTCGCTGGGgccagctgtgtgcagggctgtgtcctgcag GTCACTACTGCCTGGAGGGGTCTGAGGTGCCCACAGCGTGTCCTGCCAACAccctcagggctctgccaggggctgccaggaggGAGGATTGCCTGCCCTGCCCGCCAGGCCGCTGGTGCAAAGCAG gGGACTCTGAGGCGCACCTGTGCCCTTTGGGACACTTCTGCCTGGGGAGCAATGGCAGTGAGCACAGCAGGGTGCTGGCCCCTCAGCAGTGCCCTCCCCACACCTTCCGTGGGCACCCGGgagcccagagcctggcagagtgccagccctgcccgccAGGGTtcctctgtcccctgccag GCCTGACCAGCTTTGAGGATtatccctgtccccctgggTACTGGTgcctggcagaggggacacTTTCCTGTGTCCAGCTGGCACTTCCAGGATCCAGCCTGGTGCAAAATCCTTGGAGGAGTGTgatccctgctctcctggataTTACTGCCCGGATCCAGCGCAGACAGGGCTCCCCAACACCCGGGGAATTCCCTGCAAACCTGGCTATGAGTGCCCAGCAG gGTCAGTAA